CGTCATTGTGAATGCCGCGCCGGCCCATGTCGATTGCCTCGATCTGACTGGGCGTAGAGGAGCGGATCGCCTCATAATAGCTTTCGCAGATCAGGAAATAATCCTTGATGATGCGGCGGAACGGCGTCAGCGACAGAATATGGGTCGAGACGTCTTTTTCGTCTTCGGTCTTGATCGCGAAAACCAGCTTGGCATCAACAAGCGAAATATGCAGCCGGTATGGTCCGCCATCGTGGCCCGCCGGCTCAAAGGTGTTTTCCTCGATCAGGTCGAAAATGGCGACGGCGCGTTCATGCTCCACGTCAGGCGTGGACCGGCCGATACTATCGTCCAGAACCACATCGCAGAGCCGGAAATCGCCTGAAGCCATCGCTTAACTTTCCGGATTGAGGCGAATGGAGACCGAGCGCGCGTGCGCATCCAGCCCTTCCGAACGCGCAAGGGTGATTGCTGCCGGTGCAAGCTGGCGCAACTGCTCTGGCCCAAGCCGCAGGATCGAGGTGCGCTTGACGAAATCCAGCACCGAAAGCCCGGAGGAGAAGCGCGCCGAGCGCGCCGTCGGCAGAACATGGTTGGAGCCGCCGACATAATCGCCGATCACCTCAGGTGTATGACGCCCAACGAAGATGGCACCGGCATTGCGGATGTGGGTCATCAGCGCATCCGGATCGTCGACGGCGAGTTCCAGATGTTCGGCGGCGATGCGGTTGGCCAGCGGAATGGCGTCGGTGAGCTTCTCAACCAGAATGATCGCGCCGAAATCGGCCCAGCTCGCCGCCGCCGTTTCGGCGCGCGAGAGGCGCTTCAACTGCCGTTCGACGGCTGCTTCCACCGCCTTGCCCAGTTCGGCATTGTCGGTGATGAGGATGGATTGCGCCCCACGATCATGCTCCGCCTGCGCCAGAAGATCGGCGGCCAGCCAGTCCGGATCATTGTCCCTGTCGGCGATGACGAGCACTTCGGAAGGTCCGGCGATCATGTCGATACCAACGGTGCCGAAGACTTGCCGCTTTGCTGCGGCCACATAGGCATTGCCGGGGCCGACGATCTTGGCGACCGGCGCGATGGTTTCCGTGCCATAGGCAAGGGCTGCGACGGCCTGCGCGCCGCCGATGCGATAGATTTCCTCAACACCGGCGATACGCGCCGCAGCAAGAACCGCGGGGTTTATCACGCCGCCATTGGCCGGCACGACCATGACGATGCGCTCCACGCCGGCGACCTTTGCCGGTACGGCATTCATCAGGACAGAGCTGGGATAGCTGGCGGTACCACCAGGCACATAAAGGCCGACAGCCTCGATGGCCGTCCAGCGCGAGCCGAGACCCACACCAATATCGTCTTCGTAGATGTCGTCCTTCGGCATCTGCCGCGCGTGGTGTTTTTCAATGCGCCGGGCCGCGAGTTCGAGGGCTTCGATGATGTTTTTGTCGACCGCCGAATAGGCGGCATCGATTTCATCCGCCGTCACCCGCATTGACACCTTGGTAAAATCGAGGCCGTCGAATTTTTGGGAATAATGGGCAAGGGCCGCATCGCCACGCTGACGGACATCGTTGATGATGTCGCGAACCGTCGCATTGACGTCTTCGGAAACTTCCCTCTTGGTTGTCAGGAAGGCTGCGAATTTCTGTTCGAAATCAGCCGATGCCTGCTCCAGCCAGATTGCCACGCCATTACCCTTTCATTGTCCCCGCGGACGATGCCGCGAGGTTCACGAACTCGCCGCGCAATAATCGCGGCTCTGGTATGTGGCATAAATCGAAACG
The Agrobacterium cucumeris DNA segment above includes these coding regions:
- a CDS encoding UPF0262 family protein — encoded protein: MASGDFRLCDVVLDDSIGRSTPDVEHERAVAIFDLIEENTFEPAGHDGGPYRLHISLVDAKLVFAIKTEDEKDVSTHILSLTPFRRIIKDYFLICESYYEAIRSSTPSQIEAIDMGRRGIHNDGSQTLMDRLSGKITVDFDTARRLFTLVCVLYWRG
- the hisD gene encoding histidinol dehydrogenase; translated protein: MAIWLEQASADFEQKFAAFLTTKREVSEDVNATVRDIINDVRQRGDAALAHYSQKFDGLDFTKVSMRVTADEIDAAYSAVDKNIIEALELAARRIEKHHARQMPKDDIYEDDIGVGLGSRWTAIEAVGLYVPGGTASYPSSVLMNAVPAKVAGVERIVMVVPANGGVINPAVLAAARIAGVEEIYRIGGAQAVAALAYGTETIAPVAKIVGPGNAYVAAAKRQVFGTVGIDMIAGPSEVLVIADRDNDPDWLAADLLAQAEHDRGAQSILITDNAELGKAVEAAVERQLKRLSRAETAAASWADFGAIILVEKLTDAIPLANRIAAEHLELAVDDPDALMTHIRNAGAIFVGRHTPEVIGDYVGGSNHVLPTARSARFSSGLSVLDFVKRTSILRLGPEQLRQLAPAAITLARSEGLDAHARSVSIRLNPES